A genomic segment from Candidatus Fermentibacter sp. encodes:
- a CDS encoding MBL fold metallo-hydrolase: MARGWTWTRCYLAGDPATRRAVLVDPSTMDADERTRVDRMLSGWDVGLVVLTHGHCDHISDARWWSGRLGVPLAGHPDDLPLFTDPDLNGSEAFGRRLSTGGLDLELNHGDRLEEGVPASVVIHLPGHSPGSIGLLFPGHLVSGDTLFKGSIGTDSLPGLGPLWGASITVEIESIRTRIFTLPPGTVVHPGHGPDTTAGGEARSNPFAAVR; encoded by the coding sequence GTGGCGCGGGGCTGGACGTGGACCAGGTGCTACCTGGCCGGCGATCCGGCCACGCGCAGGGCGGTCCTGGTGGATCCCTCCACCATGGACGCCGATGAGCGCACCCGCGTGGACAGGATGCTCTCCGGGTGGGACGTGGGGCTCGTGGTGCTCACACACGGCCACTGCGACCACATCTCGGACGCCCGCTGGTGGAGCGGGAGGCTCGGCGTCCCTCTGGCGGGGCACCCCGACGACCTGCCGCTCTTCACCGATCCCGACCTCAACGGCTCCGAGGCCTTCGGAAGGAGGCTCTCGACCGGGGGCCTGGACCTCGAACTGAACCATGGCGACAGGCTCGAGGAAGGCGTACCGGCTTCCGTCGTCATACACCTCCCCGGGCACAGCCCCGGCAGCATCGGCCTGCTCTTCCCGGGGCATCTCGTCTCCGGCGACACCCTCTTCAAGGGTTCCATCGGGACCGACAGCCTGCCCGGCCTGGGCCCCCTCTGGGGCGCCTCCATCACAGTCGAGATTGAGTCCATCCGGACGAGGATCTTCACGCTCCCCCCCGGAACCGTGGTGCACCCCGGGCACGGACCCGACACCACGGCCGGCGGCGAGGCACGCTCCAATCCGTTCGCCGCCGTACGCTAG
- a CDS encoding tyrosine recombinase — MDDTARDYLDFAALEKSLSRATVAAYRSDLAEAELWFEGEGSRLDSADAGSIARYASSLGEAGISPVSIRRKISVLRGYFRYLESEGLRSGNPVADLPPARVPGRLPDVLSPKAAAALVEAFDGSTPVSARNRAMLELAYGCGLRESEITGLTTDRISLEDEWVRPEGKGGRERLVPLGGVAARWLGRFMAGPRLEILGGRSSRYVFPGRGGRPLSRMTFWNVVRRAAVLSGVPLSTHPHTLRHSFATHLLEGGADLRVVQELLGHADIRTTEIYTDIDRTWLVEVMRTCHPRSGR; from the coding sequence ATGGATGATACCGCAAGGGACTACCTGGATTTCGCCGCGCTCGAGAAATCGCTCTCGAGGGCGACCGTCGCGGCTTATCGGTCGGATCTCGCGGAGGCGGAACTCTGGTTCGAGGGGGAGGGCTCCAGGCTCGACTCGGCGGATGCCGGCTCGATCGCACGTTACGCGTCCTCTCTCGGCGAGGCGGGCATCTCGCCCGTGTCCATCAGGCGAAAGATATCCGTCCTGAGGGGATATTTCCGATATCTGGAGTCCGAGGGTCTCAGGAGCGGCAATCCCGTTGCCGATCTCCCGCCGGCCCGCGTCCCCGGCAGGCTGCCGGACGTCCTCTCGCCCAAGGCGGCGGCCGCTCTCGTGGAGGCCTTCGATGGGAGCACGCCGGTTTCGGCGAGGAACAGGGCGATGCTGGAGCTGGCCTACGGATGCGGCCTGCGCGAGAGCGAGATAACCGGCCTCACGACGGACAGGATCTCCCTGGAGGATGAATGGGTGAGACCCGAGGGCAAGGGCGGCCGTGAGCGGCTCGTCCCGCTCGGGGGAGTCGCGGCGCGCTGGCTCGGGCGGTTCATGGCCGGGCCCAGGCTCGAGATCCTCGGCGGGAGGTCGAGCAGATACGTGTTCCCCGGAAGGGGAGGCCGGCCCCTCTCGCGCATGACCTTCTGGAACGTCGTCAGGCGGGCGGCCGTCCTGTCGGGGGTGCCCCTCTCCACCCATCCCCACACGCTCAGGCATTCCTTCGCGACCCATCTGCTCGAGGGCGGAGCCGATCTCAGGGTCGTCCAGGAGCTCCTCGGGCACGCCGACATCAGGACCACCGAGATCTACACCGACATAGACAGGACCTGGCTCGTGGAGGTGATGAGGACGTGCCACCCGAGATCAGGCCGATGA